A genome region from Sander vitreus isolate 19-12246 chromosome 21, sanVit1, whole genome shotgun sequence includes the following:
- the fmnl1b gene encoding formin-like 1b isoform X2, protein MGNAAGSMEVAQGKEGKAMSAPPGATGSQKRTAKLPMPPEEELEQRFGAVLNTMNLPPDKVKILSQYDNEKKWDLICDQERFQVKNPPSTYLEKLRSHLDHGGVSRKRLLTSQLPRVCSCQFKRRVQESTQILRELEISLRTNHIGWAQEFLNEENQGLDVLVDYLSVAHRVVTYDVDTLENGTLPTDKNKTGDKSVEDLNRSASNSPSHSASKASKAFTVRKGPRSSRVVSQTDDVHLCIMCLRAIMNYQSGFNLVMKHPCCVNEITLSLNNRNPRTKALVLELLAAVCLVRGGHDIIVSAFDNFKEVCGEKSRFEKLMEYFYHEDSNIDFMVACMQFINIVVHSVENMNFRVHLQYEFTRHGLDDYLERLKFTESDRLLVQIQAYLDNVFDVGALLEDAETKNTLLEHMEELQEHNTQLSSRLQESEQEAMEKVSEMEKKLIQNTKELALLKESLRESCSQVTLLQLRERERELERERERERERDKDRSTQALRELEVKVQALVEQGLVRMERSASGNLDVQVVPLIQHVMQKAKDEADSGKDHEASPPSSDPQPPLSLQSATVQAAPPPPHPPPGSTGSHPPPPPPPPPPPPPPPPLGLTGTPPPPPPPPPAAPPFPLLDGTTQPSGDVTHGSSGCKKKKPIQTKYRMPLLNWQALKSNQVAGTIFNELDDEHVLEELNMATFEEQFKTKAQAAPVELGTLKMKLAHKTPSKVSLMEPNRAKNLAITLRKEGMAASDICCAIETYNQRALSLDFLELLERFIPTEYEMKLIHNYECEGRPPDELSEEDRFMMRFSKIPRLSQRISTLTFMGNFPESVQLIQPQLNAIIAASMSIKSSSKLKKILEIILAFGNYMNSSKRGAAYGFRLQSLDLLLDTKSTDRKQTLLHFIVSIIQEKYPAVQSFYTELHFLDKAALVSLDSILQDVRALERGMEVSRRELGVEKDNPVLQTFLSSNTELLHSLTADGKTAQDAYDSTVEYFGENSKTTPPSVFFPAFVRFIKAYKQAEQENEQRKKQVLNCEAPSTPPKSEVSGTKVCVTSKLPQMDLIAELKKKQASPLVREGKDGAIEDIITDLRNQPYRRTDGGRRSAKWKPGQQLHVSSDISL, encoded by the exons gagcGGTTTCAAGTGAAGAATCCACCATCCACCTATTTGGAGAAGCTGAGAAGTCATCTCGATCATGGAGGAGTCAGTCGGAAG CGTTTACTGACTTCCCAACTTCCCCGCGTGTGTTCCTGTCAGTTTAAGAGACGTGTCCAGGAGTCCACTCAGATCCTGAGAGAGTTGGAGATTTCCCTGAGGACCAATCACATAGG CTGGGCTCAGGAGTTCCTAAACGAGGAGAACCAAGGCTTAGATGTTCTTGTGGATTATCTGTCCGTTGCCCACAGAGTTGTCAC GTATGACGTGGACACTTTGGAGAATGGCACGCTGcccacagacaaaaacaagactGGGGACAAGTCAGTGGAAGATCTGAACAGAAGTGCCAGCAACTCACCTAGTCACAGTGCCTCGAAGGCCAGCAAGGCCTTCACAGTCAG GAAAGGCCCGAGGAGTTCTCGTGTTGTGAGCCAGACAGATGACGTTCATCTCTGCATCATGTGTTTACGTGCCATCATGAACTATCAG tctgggTTCAACCTGGTGATGAAGCACCCCTGCTGTGTCAACGAGATCACGCTCAGTCTCAACAACAGAAACCCGAG GACCAAGGCGCTGGTGCTGGAGCTGCTGGCGGCCGTGTGTTTGGTGAGAGGAGGCCATGACATCATCGTCTCCGCCTTCGACAACTTCAAAGAG GTGTGTGGAGAGAAAAGTCGGTTTGAGAAGCTCATGGAGTATTTCTACCACGAAGACAGCAACATCGACTTCATG GTGGCCTGTATGCAGTTCATCAACATCGTGGTCCACTCAGTGGAAAACATGAACTTCAGAGTCCACCTGCAGTATGAGTTCACTCGTCACGGGCTGGATGACTACCTCGAG aggTTGAAGTTCACAGAGAGCGACAGGCTGCTGGTGCAGATTCAGGCCTATCTGGACAATGTGTTTGATGTGGGAGCTCTGCTGGAGGATGCTGAGACCAAGAACACTCTGCTGGAGCACATGGAGGAGCTGCAGGAGCACAACACACAg TTGAGCTCCAGGCTTCAGGAGAGTGAGCAGGAGGCGATGGAGAAAGTGtcagaaatggagaagaagctcattcagaacacaaagGAATTGGCACTCCTAAAG GAGAGTCTACGTGAATCCTGCTCGCAGGTGACTCTCCTGCAGCTGcgagagcgggagagagagctagagcgtgagagagagagagagagagagcgagacaagGATCGGTCCACCCAGGCCCTGAGGGAGCTGGAGGTTAAAGTCCAGGCTCTGGTGGAGCAGGGGCTGGTCCGGATGGAGCGCTCCGCTTCCGGAAACCTGGACGTCCAGGTGGTCCCTCTCATCCAGCACGTGATGCAGAAAG CTAAAGACGAAGCAGATTCAGGTAAAGACCACGAGgcctctcccccctcctcagACCCTCAgcctcccctctctctgcagTCGGCGACAGTGCAAGctgctccacctcctcctcatcctcctccaggCTCAACTGGAagtcatcctcctcctcctcctcctcctcctcctcctcctccaccacctccacctctag GCTTAACTggaactcctcctcctccacctccacctccaccagcaGCTCCCCCCTTCCCACTGCTGGATGGTACGACCCAGCCATCAGGGGATGTGACTCATGGCAGTTCGG GTTGTAAAAAGAAGAAGCCCATTCAAACCAAATACCGCATGCCCCTGTTGAACTGGCAGGCCCTTAAATCCAACCAGGTGGCAGGAACCATCTTCAACGAGCTGGACGATGAGCACGTCTTAGAG GAGCTTAACATGGCGACTTTTGAGGAGCAGTTCAAGACCAAGGCCCAGGCCGCCCCTGTCGAGCTGGGGACCCTCAAGATGAAACTGGCCCACAAGACGCCCAGTAAAGTGTCTCTAATGGAGCCCAACCGGGCCAAAAACCTGGCCATCACCCTGCGGAAGGAAGGAATGGCTGCATCTGATATCTGCTGTGCAATCGAGAC GTACAACCAGAGAGCTCTGAGCCTGGACTTCCTGGAGCTCCTGGAGCGTTTCATCCCCACGGAGTACGAAATGAAGCTCATCCACAACTACGAGTGTGAGGGCAGGCCACCTGACGAGCTCAGCGAGGAGGACCGCTTCATGATGCGCTTCAGCAAGATCCCGCGGCTTTCCCAGCGCATCAGCACTCTCACCTTCATGGGCAATTTCCCTGAGAGCGTTCAGCTAATACAGCCG CAACTGAATGCCATCATCGCCGCCTCAATGTCCATCAAATCTTCCAGCAAGCTGAAGAAAATCCTTGAG ATCATTTTAGCGTTCGGAAACTACATGAACAGCAGCAAGCGAGGGGCAGCGTACGGCTTCCGCCTGCAGAGTTTAGATTTG CTGTTAGACACCAAATCTACGGACCGAAAGCAGACGTTGCTGCACTTCATCGTCAGCATCATCCAGGAGAAATATCCGGCGGTCCAGTCCTTCTACACAGAGCTGCACTTCCTGGACAAGGCGGCGCTGG TTTCTCTGGACAGCATCCTGCAGGACGTGCGAGCTCTGGAGCGCGGCATGGAGGTGAGCAGGAGGGAGCTCGGCGTGGAAAAAGACAATCCTGTGCTGCAGACGTTTCTCAGCAGCAACACTGAGCTGCTCCACTCGCTCACAGCGGACGGAAAAACTGCCCAG GATGCGTACGACTCCACTGTGGAGTACTTTGGAGAGAACTCTAAGACCACTCCGCCCTCCGTGTTCTTCCCTGCTTTTGTCAGGTTCATCAAAGCATACAAG CAAGCTGAGCAGGAGAACGAGCAGAGGAAGAAACAGGTGCTGAACTGTGAAGCTCCATCAACTCCACCTAAATCTGAAGTCAGTGGGACTAAG GTTTGCGTGACGTCCAAACTGCCACAGATGGATCTGATCGCGGAGCTGAAGAAGAAGCAGGCGTCTCCTCTGGTGAGGGAGGGGAAGGACGGCGCCATCGAGGACATCATCACAG ATTTAAGGAATCAGCCGTACAGGCGGACAGACGGAGGCCGACGCAGCGCCAAGTGGAAACCAGGACAACAGCTCCACGTGTCCTCAGACATCTCCCTCTGA